In Rhodococcus sp. OK302, one genomic interval encodes:
- a CDS encoding TetR/AcrR family transcriptional regulator: MRGRLLDAAVESLVELGYARTSTQEIARRAGVSRGTQLHHFPTKESLVVAAVEYLVDKRLAEILTAEVGSGRGLEILADAFSGPLFYAALELWVAARTDPVLHAATVPLERKVSEALELGSAEVFGDRFDAESVELTIELVRGLAVSALFRTPETDRALRSRLLPAWQSRVEKK; the protein is encoded by the coding sequence ATGCGAGGACGGCTGCTCGACGCGGCAGTCGAATCGCTGGTCGAGTTGGGCTATGCGAGGACGAGCACCCAGGAGATCGCTCGCCGTGCCGGCGTCTCGCGGGGGACCCAGCTGCATCACTTCCCGACGAAGGAATCTCTGGTGGTTGCGGCTGTCGAGTATCTGGTGGACAAGCGGTTGGCAGAAATTCTCACGGCTGAGGTCGGCAGTGGACGCGGTCTGGAGATTCTCGCGGATGCGTTTTCCGGTCCACTGTTCTACGCGGCGTTGGAATTGTGGGTCGCAGCCCGAACGGATCCCGTGCTACATGCCGCGACAGTGCCCCTCGAGCGCAAGGTGAGTGAGGCTCTCGAACTCGGCAGCGCCGAGGTGTTCGGGGATCGGTTCGATGCCGAATCCGTAGAACTCACTATCGAACTTGTTCGTGGGCTTGCAGTCTCTGCCCTTTTTCGTACCCCTGAAACCGATCGCGCGCTCAGATCGCGCTTGTTGCCGGCCTGGCAATCCCGAGTGGAGAAGAAGTGA